One genomic region from Ornithinicoccus hortensis encodes:
- a CDS encoding NAD kinase, translating into MTRRVLMLTHPQRPEVVPLAREVTALLREHDIAVSTIEESAGTVSADWVPPEAELARDAELVVVLGGDGTILRGAEVARDAGTPLLGVNLGRVGFLAEAEREEVTEVVDRIVARDYTVEERMTLEVDVYQDGEKVAHSWALNEASVEKSAREKMLELTVEIDGRPLSTWGCDGVVMATPTGSTAYAFSGGGPIVWPDVAALLVVPISAHALFSRPLVLGPETRLAVDVEAHAGVTGVMWCDGRRAIDLPPGARIEVRRSELPVRLARLTSSPFTDRLVAKFQLPVQGWRGRPDGAGS; encoded by the coding sequence ATGACACGCCGTGTGCTGATGCTCACGCACCCGCAGCGGCCGGAGGTCGTGCCACTCGCCCGGGAGGTCACCGCGCTGCTGCGGGAGCACGACATCGCGGTCAGCACCATCGAGGAGAGCGCCGGGACGGTGAGCGCCGACTGGGTGCCGCCGGAGGCCGAACTCGCCCGGGACGCCGAACTGGTCGTCGTGCTGGGTGGCGACGGCACCATCCTGCGCGGTGCCGAGGTGGCCCGGGACGCGGGCACCCCGCTCCTGGGGGTGAACCTGGGGCGGGTCGGCTTCCTCGCCGAGGCCGAGCGCGAGGAGGTTACGGAGGTCGTCGACCGGATCGTGGCCCGGGACTACACGGTCGAGGAGCGGATGACCCTCGAGGTCGACGTCTACCAGGACGGGGAGAAGGTCGCGCACAGCTGGGCCCTCAACGAGGCCAGCGTGGAGAAGTCCGCCCGGGAGAAGATGCTCGAGCTCACCGTCGAGATCGACGGCCGCCCGCTGTCCACCTGGGGGTGCGACGGGGTGGTGATGGCCACGCCGACCGGCTCCACGGCATACGCCTTCTCCGGCGGGGGCCCGATCGTGTGGCCCGACGTCGCCGCGCTGCTCGTGGTGCCGATCTCGGCCCATGCCCTCTTCTCGCGGCCGCTGGTGCTCGGTCCGGAGACCCGCCTGGCGGTCGACGTCGAGGCGCACGCCGGGGTGACCGGGGTGATGTGGTGCGACGGCCGCCGCGCGATCGACCTGCCGCCGGGGGCGCGGATCGAGGTGCGGCGCAGCGAACTCCCGGTCCGGCTGGCCCGGCTGACCAGCTCGCCGTTCACCGACCGGCTGGTGGCCAAGTTCCAGTTGCCCGTCCAGGGGTGGCGCGGCCGCCCTGACGGTGCCGGCTCCTAG
- a CDS encoding copper transporter: MIDFRYHIVSLVAVFLALAVGIVLGAGPLREELGTTLEGQVSELRDERALLRAELDDTKARDQLKDGMVAILTPAATADRLTDTRIGIVMLPGADRNMLGSVNDSVVRSGGEVVSTTWFRNEAEDPEQAATRHEAAVELAGLVDDPEPHEGSEPTLGTVLAAVLAGADEPGQVGQWPIAEQRLEELNFIEVDRDADVSNEAVPGTPDLRAPDALVVVSGGLSQAAVESDEKGPAQLTARMDLVAALGAVDLPTVVVGYGTESFHDPDDLAADALIQEIRKEGSVADLVSTVDNGESATGQAALVLSVGQALKGEVGQWGVGAGAEGVGPPVPAARSTDDGAPTGPVIYPPVETDPPIGTDGPDETGATTGSDAPVGGGSLGDSATATATP, encoded by the coding sequence TTGATCGACTTTCGCTATCACATCGTCTCGCTGGTCGCGGTCTTCCTGGCCCTCGCGGTCGGCATCGTGCTCGGTGCCGGGCCGCTGCGGGAGGAGCTCGGCACCACCCTGGAGGGCCAGGTCTCCGAGCTGCGGGACGAGCGGGCGCTGCTGCGCGCCGAGCTGGACGACACCAAGGCCCGGGACCAGCTCAAGGACGGCATGGTCGCGATCCTGACGCCCGCCGCCACCGCGGACCGGCTCACCGACACCCGGATCGGCATCGTGATGCTGCCCGGGGCGGACCGCAACATGCTGGGCTCGGTCAACGACTCGGTGGTCCGGTCCGGGGGCGAGGTGGTCTCCACCACCTGGTTTCGCAACGAGGCCGAGGACCCGGAGCAGGCAGCGACCCGGCACGAGGCGGCCGTCGAGCTCGCCGGCCTGGTCGACGACCCGGAGCCGCACGAGGGGAGCGAGCCCACCCTGGGCACCGTGCTGGCCGCCGTCCTCGCCGGCGCCGACGAACCCGGCCAGGTGGGGCAGTGGCCGATCGCCGAGCAGCGCCTGGAGGAACTGAACTTCATCGAGGTGGACCGGGACGCCGACGTCTCCAACGAGGCGGTGCCAGGCACCCCGGACCTGCGGGCCCCCGACGCGCTGGTCGTGGTCAGCGGTGGCCTGAGCCAGGCCGCCGTGGAGTCCGACGAGAAGGGCCCCGCGCAACTGACCGCCCGAATGGACCTGGTGGCGGCCCTGGGCGCCGTGGACCTGCCCACCGTGGTCGTGGGCTACGGCACCGAGTCCTTCCACGACCCGGACGACCTGGCCGCCGATGCCCTGATCCAAGAGATCCGCAAGGAGGGCTCCGTCGCGGACCTGGTCTCGACCGTGGACAACGGGGAGTCCGCCACCGGCCAGGCCGCCTTGGTGCTGTCCGTCGGGCAGGCGCTGAAGGGGGAGGTCGGCCAGTGGGGGGTCGGCGCCGGGGCCGAGGGCGTGGGTCCGCCCGTGCCGGCGGCCCGGAGCACCGACGACGGCGCGCCGACCGGCCCGGTCATCTACCCACCGGTGGAGACCGACCCGCCGATCGGGACCGACGGCCCGGACGAGACCGGGGCGACCACGGGGTCCGATGCGCCGGTGGGCGGTGGGTCCCTGGGCGATTCCGCGACCGCCACGGCGACACCGTGA
- a CDS encoding TlyA family RNA methyltransferase — MAEGTRLDRVLVDAGLARSRGQAQDLVRSGRVSVDGRTVQKSSSPVPDGADVRVDRPELDWVGRGAEKLRHALAEWGDLGLAVAGRRCLDVGASTGGFTQVLLRAGAAHVTALDVGHGQLAAEVATDPRVRDLPGTNIRRVGPTDLGPAFDLVVADLSFISLTTVLPAMAGVLGPTGDLVVLVKPQFEVGRQRLGKGGLVRRPADRATAIRGVVEAAAREGLGVRALARSAVVGTHGNVEYLLWLSADGPGMMKPPEITGRIEQLTGEETA, encoded by the coding sequence GTGGCTGAGGGCACGCGTCTGGACCGGGTGCTCGTCGACGCCGGCCTGGCGCGCTCCCGGGGGCAGGCCCAGGACCTCGTGCGGTCCGGCCGGGTGAGCGTGGACGGCAGGACCGTGCAGAAGTCCTCGTCCCCCGTGCCGGACGGGGCGGACGTCCGGGTGGACCGTCCCGAACTCGACTGGGTGGGTCGGGGCGCGGAGAAGTTGCGGCACGCACTGGCCGAGTGGGGCGACCTCGGGCTGGCCGTGGCAGGTCGCCGGTGCCTGGACGTGGGCGCCTCCACCGGCGGCTTCACCCAGGTGCTGTTGCGCGCGGGGGCGGCCCACGTGACTGCCCTCGACGTCGGGCACGGCCAGCTGGCGGCGGAGGTCGCCACGGACCCGCGGGTCCGGGACCTGCCCGGCACCAACATCCGCCGGGTGGGGCCGACCGACCTGGGGCCTGCGTTCGACCTCGTGGTCGCAGACCTGTCGTTCATCTCGCTGACCACCGTGCTGCCGGCCATGGCGGGGGTGCTGGGCCCGACGGGCGACCTGGTGGTGCTGGTCAAACCACAGTTCGAGGTGGGCAGGCAGCGGCTCGGCAAGGGCGGGTTGGTCCGTCGGCCCGCCGACCGCGCGACCGCGATCCGGGGAGTGGTCGAGGCCGCGGCCCGGGAGGGGTTGGGGGTGCGGGCACTAGCCCGCTCCGCGGTGGTCGGCACCCACGGGAACGTGGAGTACCTGCTGTGGCTGTCCGCCGACGGACCCGGCATGATGAAGCCGCCGGAGATCACCGGCCGGATCGAGCAGCTGACCGGGGAGGAGACCGCATGA
- the steA gene encoding putative cytokinetic ring protein SteA, which translates to MTLSRRPAHRDVPETAPVAGPIRVDPRTKNLTKRLTAGDIAVINHEDLDQVSAQALVACRPSAVVNAAASISGAYPNLGPQILLEAGIPLLDRAGEALMTQVTEGVDGSVVGNEVVVDGVVLAEGTRLDMPTVLEAMEAARGNVSQQISSFARNTMEYVKNEQDLLLDGIDLPELRTPMEGRYALVVVRGYHYKEDLQTLRPFIREAKPVLIGVDGGADALVELGYRPDLIVGDMDSVSDATLVSGAEVVVHAYRDGRAPGLDRVESLGVEDPIVLAATGTSEDVAMLLADGLGCELIVAVGTHATLIEFLDKGRQGMASTFLTRLRVGGKLVDAKGVSLLYRSRISGAALVWLLIAGLLAVVAALAATPGGRTLYQVLAVRWDDFWAFVGGIFG; encoded by the coding sequence ATGACCTTGTCCAGACGGCCGGCGCACCGGGACGTCCCGGAGACAGCCCCCGTCGCCGGGCCCATCCGGGTCGATCCGCGGACCAAGAACCTCACCAAGCGGCTCACCGCTGGGGACATCGCCGTGATCAACCACGAGGACCTGGACCAGGTCAGCGCCCAGGCGCTCGTGGCCTGCCGGCCCAGCGCGGTTGTCAACGCCGCCGCCTCGATCAGCGGGGCATACCCCAACCTCGGCCCGCAGATCCTGCTCGAGGCGGGCATCCCCCTCCTGGACCGCGCCGGCGAGGCCCTGATGACCCAGGTGACCGAGGGGGTGGACGGTTCGGTCGTCGGCAACGAGGTGGTCGTCGACGGGGTCGTCCTGGCCGAGGGCACCCGGCTCGACATGCCCACGGTGCTGGAGGCCATGGAGGCCGCCCGCGGCAACGTCTCGCAGCAGATCTCCTCCTTCGCCCGCAACACGATGGAGTACGTCAAGAACGAGCAGGACCTCCTGCTGGACGGCATCGACCTCCCGGAGCTGCGCACCCCGATGGAGGGTCGTTATGCCCTCGTCGTCGTCCGGGGCTACCACTACAAGGAGGACCTGCAGACGCTGCGCCCGTTCATCCGGGAGGCCAAACCGGTCCTCATCGGGGTCGACGGCGGCGCGGACGCCCTGGTGGAGCTGGGCTACCGGCCGGACCTGATCGTCGGCGACATGGACTCGGTGAGCGACGCGACGCTGGTCTCCGGCGCGGAGGTCGTGGTGCACGCCTACCGTGACGGGCGGGCCCCGGGACTGGACCGGGTGGAGTCGCTGGGGGTGGAGGACCCCATCGTGCTGGCGGCGACCGGGACCAGCGAGGACGTGGCGATGCTGCTCGCGGACGGGCTCGGCTGCGAACTGATCGTCGCGGTCGGGACCCACGCCACCCTGATCGAGTTCCTGGACAAGGGACGCCAGGGCATGGCCAGCACCTTCCTGACCCGGTTGCGGGTCGGGGGCAAGCTGGTGGACGCCAAGGGGGTGAGCCTGCTCTACCGCTCCCGGATCTCCGGGGCTGCCCTGGTCTGGCTGCTCATCGCCGGGCTGCTGGCGGTCGTGGCGGCCCTGGCGGCGACCCCGGGGGGTCGCACCCTGTACCAGGTGCTGGCCGTCCGGTGGGATGATTTCTGGGCCTTCGTCGGGGGGATCTTCGGTTGA
- the recN gene encoding DNA repair protein RecN — protein sequence MLSRIRIQRLGVIEDAELDLSPGLNVITGETGAGKTMVVSGLGLLLGARADSGMVRSGVGSAVVEGEVDLPAGHPALERAESAGGEVDDGLILVRAVSAEGRSRAHVGGRSAPVGVLTEIGELLVAVHGQADQWRLRRPEQHRVLLDTFGGEAVTAARTAYEQVYDEWLGAQETLATLRSARVERTREAEMLRSALGEIEAVDPQPGEEEDLLLEEERLGHADGLRRAAEEARAVLADEDGEGYTPVVDLLGTVTPGLTQSGEHDPALAELARRTAELGYLASDLASDLASYAAGVETDPQRLAAVQERRAALTGLLRRYGATTGDVLAWAQESAARLTDLDSSDERIVELTEQVARLRADLAERGAELTELRTRAAQDLGEQVTAELAHLAMGSAQVVVAVGSTDDEEGLALPGREAPVRVRRHGLDDVEIRLAANPGVAPRSVTKAASGGELSRVMLALEVVSAQGDVPTYVFDEVDAGVGGAAALDLGARLAALARHAQVIVVTHLGQVAAYADQHLVVRKSSDGQVTSTGVHAVRGEERVAEVARMLGGDSESRAALQHAAELLAEHAAQRAGD from the coding sequence GTGCTCAGCCGGATCCGCATCCAACGGCTCGGCGTCATCGAGGACGCCGAGCTCGACCTGTCGCCCGGGCTCAACGTGATCACCGGTGAGACCGGCGCCGGCAAGACCATGGTGGTCTCCGGGCTCGGCCTGCTGCTGGGGGCGCGCGCCGACTCGGGCATGGTCCGCAGCGGCGTCGGCTCCGCGGTCGTCGAGGGCGAGGTCGACCTGCCGGCCGGGCACCCCGCGCTGGAACGGGCCGAGAGCGCCGGCGGTGAGGTCGACGACGGCCTGATCCTGGTCCGCGCCGTCAGCGCGGAGGGTCGCTCGCGGGCGCACGTCGGGGGTCGCTCGGCGCCGGTGGGGGTGCTCACCGAGATCGGCGAGCTGCTGGTCGCCGTCCACGGACAGGCCGACCAGTGGCGGCTGCGGCGCCCTGAGCAGCACCGCGTCCTGCTGGACACCTTCGGCGGGGAGGCGGTCACCGCCGCGCGCACGGCATACGAGCAGGTGTATGACGAGTGGCTGGGTGCGCAGGAGACCCTCGCCACCCTGCGGAGCGCGCGGGTGGAACGCACCCGCGAGGCGGAGATGCTGCGCAGCGCGCTGGGGGAGATCGAGGCCGTCGACCCGCAACCGGGTGAGGAGGAGGACCTGCTCCTGGAGGAGGAGCGGCTCGGCCACGCCGACGGGTTGCGCCGGGCCGCGGAGGAGGCGCGGGCCGTCCTCGCGGACGAGGACGGTGAGGGATACACCCCGGTGGTCGACCTGCTCGGCACTGTCACGCCCGGCCTGACCCAGAGCGGCGAGCACGACCCCGCGCTCGCCGAGCTCGCCCGCCGGACCGCGGAACTGGGCTACCTGGCCTCGGACCTGGCCTCCGACCTCGCCTCCTACGCAGCGGGCGTGGAGACCGACCCGCAGCGGCTGGCCGCCGTGCAGGAGCGGCGTGCCGCGCTGACCGGCCTGTTGCGACGCTACGGCGCCACCACCGGCGATGTCCTGGCCTGGGCACAGGAGTCCGCGGCCCGGTTGACCGACCTGGACTCCTCGGACGAGCGGATCGTCGAGCTGACCGAGCAGGTCGCCCGGCTCCGCGCGGACCTGGCCGAGCGGGGTGCCGAGCTGACCGAGCTGCGGACCCGGGCGGCGCAGGACCTCGGCGAGCAGGTGACCGCCGAACTGGCCCACCTGGCGATGGGCTCGGCCCAGGTGGTGGTGGCCGTGGGCAGCACCGACGACGAGGAGGGGCTGGCGCTGCCCGGGCGGGAGGCCCCCGTGCGGGTCCGCCGCCACGGGCTGGACGACGTCGAGATCCGGCTGGCCGCCAACCCGGGCGTGGCTCCGCGCAGCGTGACGAAGGCGGCCTCGGGGGGCGAGCTGTCCCGGGTGATGCTCGCCCTGGAGGTGGTCAGCGCGCAGGGGGACGTCCCGACCTACGTCTTCGACGAGGTGGACGCCGGGGTCGGGGGTGCGGCGGCGCTGGACCTGGGGGCGCGGCTGGCCGCGCTCGCGCGGCACGCCCAGGTCATCGTGGTGACCCACCTCGGGCAGGTCGCGGCCTACGCCGACCAGCACCTGGTGGTGCGCAAGAGCTCGGACGGACAGGTCACCTCCACCGGGGTGCACGCGGTGCGGGGCGAGGAGCGGGTGGCCGAGGTCGCCCGCATGCTGGGGGGCGACAGCGAGTCGCGGGCCGCCCTGCAGCACGCGGCGGAACTGCTCGCGGAGCACGCCGCGCAGCGCGCCGGGGACTGA